From one Culex quinquefasciatus strain JHB chromosome 3, VPISU_Cqui_1.0_pri_paternal, whole genome shotgun sequence genomic stretch:
- the LOC119769720 gene encoding uncharacterized protein LOC119769720, which yields MIKATKVYLAYEACLKTEITNLNESWVPHYVCAVCYTELIACHKNSQQFKYISPRIWRKPVDVSECYFCLSQIRPGISKNEYPVASSSEPPIEFNSMQKKADCPADNLEVPSFASLITASSISVPHSEYQPEEEPDDTPHFPNQKEIDDLIKDLGLGKSKAELLTSRLKEWKIVDKSVKITAQRKRDEAYSRFYAYDEAVCYCKDIPGLFTAIGISLNVGEWRLFIDGSSTSIKVVLLHNRTGKERLPSLPIAYSKLLKESFECTKLILELIKYENYKWEVIGDFKMVSFLMGLQGGYTKFPCHLCLFDSRNDDLHYKIRDWPARKEFTIGINNVKWAPLVQQENILMPPLHIKLGLMKQFVKALPANSEPFKFLKNMFPRLTEGKITAGVFTGPQIRAVFSKDEFKKMLNMDQKNAWTSFQAVVDGFLGGKRDPNYKQLVETMLRNFNKMGCRMSHKLHILHSHLEVFKENSGRYSEEQGEYFHQEIKKIEERYKGQNNPISMIGDYVWSLTRTTNECYKRQSGPSSVFVSP from the exons ATGATAAAAGCCACAAAAGTTTATCTTGCCTACGAAGCATGCTTAAAAACCGAAATAACTAATCTGAATGAATCTTGGGTACCACATTACGTATGTGCTGTTTGTTACACCGAATTGATTG CGTGTCACAAAAATTCACAACAATTCAAGTATATTTCGCCAAGGATATGGCGTAAACCAGTCGACGTAAGTGAATGCTATTTTTGCCTTTCACAAATTCGACCTggtatttcaaaaaatgagtACCCTGTTGCCAGTTCGTCGGAACCACCAATCGAGTTCaattccatgcaaaaaaaagccGATTGTCCTGCTGATAACCTTGAAGTACCCAGTTTTGCATCTTTAATTACCGCTAGTTCCATCAGTGTGCCGCACTCCGAATACCAACCGGAAGAAGAACCCGATGATACGCCCCATTTCCCGAACCAAAAGGAAATTGACGATCTTATAAAAGATTTGGGTCTCGGCAAATCGAAAGCAGAGCTTTTAACATCACGActaaaagaatggaaaatagTTGACAAATCAGTAAAGATAACGGCCCAACGGAAACGAGACGAGGCTTATTCGCGCTTTTATGCGTATGATGAAGCTGTTTGCTACTGCAAAGACATACCTG gttTGTTTACAGCCATCGGTATCTCATTGAACGTTGGTGAATGGCGGCTATTTATTGACGGTTCGTCAACATCGATAAAAGTTGTTCTCCTTCATAACAGAACGGGAAAAGAAAGGCTTCCGTCGCTTCCAATAGCTTATTCGAAGCTTTTAAAAGAAAGCTTCGAATGTACGAAGTTAATTTTGGAGCTGATTAAGTATGAAAACTACAAATGGGAAGTTATAGGCGACTTCAAAATGGTGTCCTTTTTGATGGGGTTGCAGGGTGGTTACACCAAGTTTCCCTGCCATCTATGCCTTTTCGATAGCAGGAATGATGATCTGCACTACAAAATTCGTGACTGGCCAGCTCGGAAAGAGTTTACTATTGGAATAAACAACGTGAAGTGGGCTCCGTTGGTTCAACAGGAAAACATACTTATGCCGCCCTTACACATCAAACTAGGGCTTATGAAGCAGTTTGTGAAGGCGCTACCTGCCAACTCAGAACCgttcaagtttttgaaaaacatgtttcCACGATTGACGGAGGGAAAAATTACAGCGGGTGTTTTTACAGGACCCCAAATCAGGGCTGTTTTTTCGAaagatgaatttaaaaaaatgctaaacatGGACCAGAAAAACGCGTGGACAAGTTTTCAGGCTGTCGTGGATGGGTTTCTAGGAGGGAAAAGGGACCCTAATTATAAACAATTGGTCGAAACCATGTTGAGAAACTTCAACAAGATGGGGTGTAGAATGTCGCACAAGTTGCACATTCTACACTCCCACCtagaagtttttaaagaaaactcaGGTAGATATTCTGAAGAACAGGGGGAATACTTCcaccaagaaataaaaaaaattgaagaacgaTATAAAGGCCAGAATAACCCAATAAGTATGATAGGAGATTACGTTTGGAGTTTGACAAGAACAACTAATGAATGTTACAAGCGGCAATCTGGACCTAGTTCCGTTTTTGTAAGCCCTTGA